CTTCTCGAAGCAGGTGAAACAGGAATTTCCGCTACCAACCGTAACTTCAAAGGAAGAATGGGAAGTCCCGATTCTTTCGCCTATCTCGCTTCTCCTGCGGTTGTTGCACAGTCGGCGATTTCGGGATACATAAACTTCGAAGGAATGAAGGATGAAGGATATGATTCAGCCCTCAGCCCTCAGCCCTCAGCCTTCACTATTCAAACTTCAAAAATCAAACCTCAAACTTCTTCCCAAATCTCCATTATTGAAGGTTTTCCGGGTGTTATTGAAGGAGAGATTATTTTCTGCCATCAGGATAACCTGAATACGGATGGAATTTATCCCGGTAAATACACATATCAGGATGATATTACACCGGAGGGACAGGCTGCGGTTGCGATGGAAAATTATGACCCCGAATTCCAGAACATTGCCAAAGATGGTGATGTGATGGTTGGCGGATTCAATTTCGGAACGGGAAGTTCTCGCGAGCAGGCTGCAACAGCTTTGAAATATCGCGGTATTTCGGTGCTGATTGCCGGTTCATTTAGCGAAACTTACAAGAGAAATGCGATCAACAACGGGTTTCTCACCATTGAAGTGCCTGAACTGGTGAATGACCTGAAAGCAAAGTTCGGAGTTGAAAAAGCATCGGTTAAACCCGGATTGAGAATAAAAGTTGATTTTCAGACTTCAACCGCTACTGTTGGTGACAAGGTTTATCCCTTCGGTGCCGTCGGTCAGGCAGCTCAGGAACTTATCGTTGCCGGCGGACTTGAGAACTGGGTTAAAAATAATTTATGATTATATAAACCGCAAAGAACGCAGAGAACGCAAAGGGAAGTTTTAGGGGATGCTGATCAACGCGGATTACACAGAGACTCGCAGAGGAGTTTAAATATTATCTCTGCGTTAATTCGTTTAATCTGCATGTATCTGCATCCTTATAAAAATCTTTGCGCTCTTTGCGCTCTTTGCGGTGAACAAACAAGGATACAAAAATGGACAAATCAATATCAAGAATTATATCAGAATTTGCAGTAAATCTGAAATATGAAGATCTGCCAAAAGAAGTAATACACGAAGTAAAGAGATATCTTTACGATTCTATCGGCTGTGCATATGGTGCGATGAACACCAAAGATGTACGGATTATGCGCGAGATATACGAAGAAATGGGCGGCAAAGGTGAATCGACCCTTATTGGCTTTGGGACGAAACTCCCTGCCGTAAGCACTTCACTTGTAAACTCATTAATGATTCGTGCACTCGACTTTAACGATATCTACTGGAAAGAAGATCCTTCACATCCATCGGATATTATTCCTGCAGCCCTTTCTGCAGGTGAACTTGCCGGTGCATCGATGAAGGATGTTATCGTTGCAATTGTACTCGCATATGAATTTGAACAGCGACTTTGTGAGTTTGCAGTGCCGGGTGTCCGTGAAAGGAAATGGCATCATGCAACACTTACACAGTTTGTGTCTCCAATAGTTGCGGGCAAGGTTTTAGGTTTGACAGTGGATCAGATGGTAAATGCAATCGGAATTAATGGATGCCACAACCACACCATTGGTTGTCCGACTGCCGGGAAACTCACGATGATGAAGAATACCGTCGATCCAATGGCGGTTCAGACAGGTGTTTTCGCTGCTTTGATGGCGAAAAAGGGTTATTCAGGGACAGAACTTGTTTTTGAAGGCAAAGAAGGATTTATGCAGTGCTTCGGCGACGGTTGGGCACTTGAAAAGCTCACCGGGAATCTCGGGAAAAATTTCAAAATTCTCGAGTGCAGCATGAAGGCATTCCCAACAGAGGCTCTTACTCACACTCACATTACCGCCGTTTTGAAAGTGATGACCAAAAACGATCTCACTTATAATGATATTGATGAAGTCATCATCACCACCATTGCACGAGCATGTGACATCCTTTTCGATCCGCATAAATACCGTCCTGAATCGAGAGAAACTGCTGATCATTCACTTCCATATTGCATTGCGGCAGCG
The nucleotide sequence above comes from Ignavibacteria bacterium. Encoded proteins:
- a CDS encoding MmgE/PrpD family protein encodes the protein MDKSISRIISEFAVNLKYEDLPKEVIHEVKRYLYDSIGCAYGAMNTKDVRIMREIYEEMGGKGESTLIGFGTKLPAVSTSLVNSLMIRALDFNDIYWKEDPSHPSDIIPAALSAGELAGASMKDVIVAIVLAYEFEQRLCEFAVPGVRERKWHHATLTQFVSPIVAGKVLGLTVDQMVNAIGINGCHNHTIGCPTAGKLTMMKNTVDPMAVQTGVFAALMAKKGYSGTELVFEGKEGFMQCFGDGWALEKLTGNLGKNFKILECSMKAFPTEALTHTHITAVLKVMTKNDLTYNDIDEVIITTIARACDILFDPHKYRPESRETADHSLPYCIAAAIVDKKITTNSFSDEKMKDPHIWEVIDKIKGEASLEFEKMFPAKQPSKAVVHTKDGREFSEYLEYPKGDPREPMTQEDLDNKFEALSGDKLDKARRDAVKELIFNCDDLSAAEFMDKLVV